The following DNA comes from Thermus islandicus DSM 21543.
TAGGCTTCCAGGCCCTGGAGAGGCGGAGCAACCGAGACGGGGCGCTGGAAGCCCTCAGGCTCCGCTACGCCAAGGGGGAGTTGGACGAGGAGACCTTTAGGAGGCTCAAGAAGGAGCTGGAAGGAGGGGAAGCATGAAGCGGACCGGCTGGGTTTTAGGTTTGGCGGTCCTCGGGCTTTTGGGGCTTGCCCTCACCCAGGGGATGATGGGGGGGTACGGGAGGATGGGCCCCGGGAGGATGGGGATGGGCATGATGGCCGTCTACCCCCCGGAGGCGAAGCCCATTCCCGAGGAAGTGGCCAAGGCCCGGATGGAGGCCTATGCCAAGCGCCTCTACCCGGGGGCGCGCCTTAAGGACTTCATGGCCTTCAGCCAGAACTACTACGCCCAGGCGGTGGACGAGAAGGGCCAGGGCCTCTTGGAACTCATCGCCGACCGCTACACCGGAGTGGTCTCCCCCGAGCCCGGGCCCAACATGATGTGGAACACCCGCTTCGGAATGCACGGCTCCCTCCAGGCCCCGGTGCGCTACCGCCTCGAGGAGGCCAGGAGGCTCGCGGAAACCTTCCTAGAGGGCTTCCTCCCCAAAGCCCAGGTGCTGGAGGCAGGAGCCTTCCCCGGCTACTACACCTTTGACTTTGGCCGCGGGGCGGTAGAGGGGATGCTCTCGGTCAACGCCTACACAGGGGAGATCTGGGTCCACACCTGGCACGGGCCCTTCTTGGGCGGGCACGGGGAGTAAGCTATAGGGGTAGGAGGTATCCATGACCGCGCTTCGCAGGACCCTGAAGGGCTTCCTCCCCGAGGTGCGGGCCCGGGTGGAGGCCGCCCTCAAGGAGGAGGGCTTTGGAATCCTGACCGAGATGGACGTGGCCGCCACCCTTAAGGCCAAGCTTGGCCTGGAAAAGCCCCCCTACCTGATCCTTGGGGCCTGCAACCCCCATTTGGCGGCGAGGGCCCTCGAGGCCGAGCTGGAGATCGGCCTCCTCCTCCCCTGCAACGTGGTGCTCCGGGAGGCGAAAGAGGGGGTGGAGGTCCTGGTGCAGGACCCCAGGGAGATGTTCCGGGTCCTCCCCGAGGCCACCCGGGAAGCCCTCGCCCCTGTGGCCGAGGAGGCCCGCGCCAGGCTTGAACGGGCCCTGGCCCGGCTCTAAAGGCTTTACGCGCCCTTAACGCTTCTCCCCTAGCCTCAGGGCATGCTGACGCGCAGGGGCGCCCTCAAGACGGCAGCCGGAAGCTTGGTCCTGGGCCTGGTTCAGGCCCAGGCCGCCCCCTTTTCCCGAGGGAGGCGGAGGAGCATCTCCTCGTCCTGAAGGACCTGGCCCTCGAGGGCGGGCGCCCGGCGCCGCACACCCCCATGGACTGAGAACGGGAAGGCCCCGGGGGAGCGGGCTGAAGTCCTGGTGCGCCTGAGGAAAGAAGGCCGGTTTCCCCTCCAGGCCTTGCCCTACGACCGCGGGGCCATGGGCATGATGGGCATGGGCCACGGTCCCACCCTGGGGAAAAACCAGCCTGAGGCGCTCCTCTACGTGGTGGCGCCCAAAAATCCTCAGCCCCTCCCCTTGCCCAAGGCCCTGACCCTTTCAAGCCAAGGCGGGCACGGTAGAGGTCTGGGAGGTGGAGAACCAGGGGGACATGAACCATCCCATCCACCTCCACGTCCACCCTCTCCCTGGGAGGCCCACCGCCTTCGTAGGGGACGGGATCAACGACGCTCCCGCCCTCCTCGAGGCCGACCTCGGGGTCGCCATCGGGGCTGGGACCAACGTGGCCATAGAGGCGGCGGAC
Coding sequences within:
- a CDS encoding DUF302 domain-containing protein, translating into MTALRRTLKGFLPEVRARVEAALKEEGFGILTEMDVAATLKAKLGLEKPPYLILGACNPHLAARALEAELEIGLLLPCNVVLREAKEGVEVLVQDPREMFRVLPEATREALAPVAEEARARLERALARL